The DNA segment aaaaggaaagctagGCGCAATAGTGCCAAGGGTTGTGAAAACCTTAATTTAGTTCAGGACAAAATAATGCAACAAGAGACCAGTGTCCCAACCTTAAAACAGGGACTTGAAACTTTCAAGCCTGACTACAGTGAACAAAAGGGAAATCGAGTAGATGGTTCGAAGCCCATTTGGAAGTATGAAACTGGGCCTGGAGGAACAAATCGAGGAAAACCTGCTATGGGTGAGATGCTGCGGAAAAGCTCTGATATTAAACCTGGTGTGAGCAGCAAAAAGTTTGATGATCGGCCCAAAGGAAAGCATGCTTCTGCTGTTACCTCCAAAGAGGACTCGTGGACCCTATTTAAACCACCCCCAGTTTTTCCAGTGGACAATAGCAGTGCTAAAATAGTTCCTAAAATAAGTTATGCAAGCAAAGTTAAGGAAAACCTCAACAAAACTGTACAGAATTCTTCTGTGTCGCCATCTTCATCTTCATCCTCTTCGTCATCTACTGGGGAAACTCAGACCCAATCTTCAAGTCGGTTATCCCAGGTCCCTATGTCAGCGCTGAAATCTGTTACTTCGGCCAACTTTTCTAATGGGCCTGTTCTAGCAGGGACTGATGCAAGTGTGTATTCTCCAGGGGGTCAGCCACTGCTAACTACTGCTGCTAATACTCTAACACCCATCTCTTCTGGGACTGATTCAGTTCTCCAGGACATGAGTCTGACTTCAGCAGCTGTTGAACAAATTAAATCTAGCCTTTTTATCTATCCTTCAAATATGCAAACTGTGCTGTTGAGCACAGCACAAGTGGATCTACCCTCTCAGACAGATCAGCAAAACCTGGGGGATATCTTCCAGAATCAGTGGGGtttatcatttataaatgagCCCAGTGCTGGCCCTGAGACTGTTATTGGGAAGTCATCAGATCATAAAGTGATGGAGGTGACATTTCAAGGGGAATATCCTGCCACTTTGGTTTCACAGGGTGCTGAAATAATCCCCTCAGGAACTGAGCATCCTGTGTTTCCCAAGGCTTATGAGCTGGAAAAACGGACTAGTCCTCAAGTTCTGGGTAGCATTCTAAAATCTGGGACTACTAGTGAGAGTGGAGCCTTATCCTTGGAACCCAGTCATATAGGTGACCTGCAAAAAGCAGACACCAGTAGTCAAGGTGCTTTAGTGTTTCTCTCAAAGGACTACGAGATAGAAAATCAAAATCCTCTGGCGTCTCCTACGAACACTTTGTTAGGCTCCGCCAAAGAACAGAGATACCAGAGAGGCCTAGAAAGAAATGATAGCTGGGGTTCTTTTGACCTGAGGGCTGCTATTGTATATCACACTAAAGGTAACTCATTTGTTCTTATATAAAGATTCTTATTGGTCGATTAAACATACATTTGTTAGGTGGTGTATTAAGGGTGAATTTTGGAAATTACTATGAGATTCTTCAAGAATTTGGGAACTAAGTTGAGAATAACAGTGAATAAGCAGCTGATAAAACTAATTCAGGGTCTTTGGAAATAGTACTATTTAGAAGGAATGTTCACTTTTTCaacttaaaagtatttaaaaaaatatgtataagtaTATTTGACTTCCTGCACTGAGTGAAGAGAGTGAAGAGGGGTGGGGTTGTGCTTAAAGGGATGACATTATATTTTCTCTTgcgttctttttaaaatttttctttgaacagATGTTCCCTCGCCTTTGCGTTTTATATCATATGCTTCCTTATTAGTGAGCTCACTTGATAGTTCTAATTTGTGTAAAATGAGTAGGAGCAGTGTTTTTGAGGAGGAGTCCAAAAAAATTGGAGTGTCaaactattttttctcttatacGAAGGAATAATGGGTGCTGAATGGTAACTGGAAAATAATTTCGATACTGCAACAGCAAGCCCAATTAGCATCATAGGAGCCAGGCTCTTAGAGTCTGTACTTTTCATAGCCCCAAAGCCTATGGAGGAATACAATATCTTTCAAGTTCCATTCTCATAACCTTTTTAGAATATggtttatttgtgtcttttttttttttttaattatttcagagaaagcaagtgtggggaggggcagagggagagggagacaagcatactccctgctgagtggagagtcCACTACAgggcttagtcccaggaccctgagatcatgacctgagctgaaatccagagtccgatacttaacggactgagccacccaggtgcccctccttgtgtcttaaagaaaaatttgctATATAAGGTAACTTACTTAAATCACTACAGCAAATAAAATGAGGCTTAGTGAGTGATGTTTACAACCTTGGTGCTTTTGAGAACAGTGGTTTTCAGTCTTCCATATTCCCCTCCTCCCCTAGCAGAAATCTATACCTCATGCATGCATACACCTAAGTAAGATATGCTGCACATTCCCATATTTAACATTGGCTCGTTTAGGCAGTGACTTGGAACTGCAGGAAAGGGGCAGCATATCATATAGTGGGGATGAGGTAATTCCCATATTCTCCCTAGAAGAATCACTGCCTCAGAGATGAATAACAAAGCTATTTATGTGACTTTTAAGCAAATTGCTTCCTCTGCATACCTTTCCTTATCTGCAAACTGGAAGACATTAGTAAAATGAACAgatgtcctttttctatttttcttcctttaagaaaTGGGAGTAAGTAGCAGTATTGCCTTATGGGAGTTTAAGAGTAGTAATCCTGGCAGATAAAATtacctgtcttctcttttttctccagcACTGCTCTTTGGAAGTAAATGAATTAACCAGGAAGTGGATGTTTTTAGGAAAGTTAGGGCAAAAATTTTGCTTAGTTTCTTAAGACTTGTGGTTAATTATAAGTTAAATTCTGTGTTTTTGGTGGTATTTTCTGTGCCATCTGCCTTCCAGAGACATTTACTGGGAAAATCTTTACTGAGTATTTTGTATTGGTGGTCATTGTGTGAACCTGAGAGGATATCTGGTTATGTTCTTCAACACCTGCGAAAAAGTCTGGGACAGGTTGTTCCATTAAGTGGTTGTTTGGTggttttatatagatttttattatGGAGAATTGTAAGCCTTTTTAAATGGGAGTGTTAACTCCTGTTTATCTCTAGGTATTCTATATGCATTTTTCCTATGTGTAGGCTAAGTAGATATGAAATCAGCGGTATTTAAATGAGCCAAATACCCTTACATGGATGcagtaatatttaattttgctgATATTACCAAATGATTTGCGTTAGTAAAGTGCATCAATTTGAGTTTTGTAGTTAGATGTTATTGAGATTAAATTGGTATTGAttgttttcctcccctcccccgcaaCAATGGATAACTTTCGGTTCAGTTAGTTCCAAAGTGGCAGGTTCTTTGAATTACTGCCAAATGTGGATTGGTTCGTTAGGTcactaatttctcttttctttgaatttgttttgaaTTACAACCTTCTGAAGATCTGAAGATCTTATAAGTGAaggctggctttttttttttttttttttaagttgtcttaAACTCTAAAAGAGGTAATAATCAGTTGGGCTTATTCTTTAAAAGAGCACCtgtattttcttggttctttAGTGTAGTCTTCTCTTGAAACATTCAAAGGCAATCACTTACTGAGTTAAAGTTAGGCTCAGGAATAGAAGTTCTTATGCATACCTCCTAACTTCAAAAATAAGCTCTTCAacaactttatttggaaatagtagGTAAGAGGGTGCTTAGTGTCAGTTCAGTCGGAATGATGCATTTTTTAGATTAAACATTAATTACTTAGAGCCTTAGAAGtacttcagattttttaaaaatctgaatgttCAGTACATTTGAGGATACGAAATAAAGATACAGTGAGGCATAAAAAGGATTGGTGGGAATTCTAGTTCTTGGGATTTTTCTTTCAGCTTGTGATACATATTATGTTACTAACTTTTCTTAAGAAGGAGGAGGGTTAATCTTCATATTATCTGGGGGTATATTGTATCATTACATAGCAGTATTAATATTTATGGTGAGACATAGgtcctattttctatttttctcaagtGGCTCTTAAGGGGAGAACTTTAAAgtgatatgtttttaaattgactatgaaaaaattggaaaagtgGAACCTGTAATGAACCCCAGTGTACCATCGTCCAGcctgaacatttaaaaagcacGGTCATTCTTGTTTAACCTATCTGCCTTCACGCTTTCTTTGCTAGGAGTGTCAAGAGCAAATTACAGGTATCCTAACATTTTGCTAGATGATACTTGTGTTATGTTAGAGTGATAGCTTTTAATGCATATACGCAGGACATATAACTGTTGCCTCCTTTAAAGCATTTACTTTTCGGAGGCTTGTAACACTGGACCCTAACTTTTTGTGGTTAATCTTTGATTTCAAAATGGTCATTTGAAGTCATTTGATTCAAAAAAGTAATTTGAAGCCAAATCTGTTGAAATAAGGTAGGTTGGTGTGAGTTGTGTGTTTGGTCAGTGTTCATTTAAACCAGGTTGATTTATCTTGCCTAATACTGCACTGAAGGTTATCAAGCATTCAAAATGCTGATATTTTGGAGTactcatgaaaaaataatttgataaggTAAATTTTACCCAGCATGTAGAGATGCAAGGGGAGATGAATAAAGTAAGGTGTAGTTGTTGATGGTTGAAGTGAGTCAACATGACAGTTATCTAGTATAAAATATCCTTGAGGGAACACTAGTCTACAGTATGAAACTTTAAGAATTTGTTTCTCTTCCATAGGTTATTGGCATAAATGCTTTGATTCACTAGATCTGGACTACACCctggaattaaaaatgtattttaactcACTAGGTGGTTCTCATTGCTAGCTATGGTTGGGAACTCTTTAAGTCTAGAGAGCTTTCTTCagcttaatctttttttcttttctctgtcacaGTTGTgtagtaatgtgtgtgtgtgtgtgtgtgttttcctttcccttatgATGTACTTACAGGCAAAGCACTTTAGCTTAGTTATGGGAGACTTATTTTGAAAGGGTCTTTTCTTTGAAGAGCTTACGTAGAGGCAAAAATAATACACAAGTTTTATCAGGCAAGATTTTAAGT comes from the Ailuropoda melanoleuca isolate Jingjing chromosome 13, ASM200744v2, whole genome shotgun sequence genome and includes:
- the NUFIP2 gene encoding nuclear fragile X mental retardation-interacting protein 2; translated protein: MEEKPGQPQPQHHHNHHHPHHHPQQQQQQQQQQQPPPHHHHHYYFYNHSHNHHHHHHHQQPHQYLQHGAEGSPKAQPKALKHEQKHALQQHQETPKKKTGYGELNGNAGEREISLKSLGSDEATSPISRVLNGNQQIVDTNLKQTVKASTFGKAGIKTRNFIQKNSMDKKNGKSYENKSGENQSVDKTDTVAIPNGVVTNNSGYITNGYMGKGADNDGSGSESGYTTPKKRKARRNSAKGCENLNLVQDKIMQQETSVPTLKQGLETFKPDYSEQKGNRVDGSKPIWKYETGPGGTNRGKPAMGEMLRKSSDIKPGVSSKKFDDRPKGKHASAVTSKEDSWTLFKPPPVFPVDNSSAKIVPKISYASKVKENLNKTVQNSSVSPSSSSSSSSSTGETQTQSSSRLSQVPMSALKSVTSANFSNGPVLAGTDASVYSPGGQPLLTTAANTLTPISSGTDSVLQDMSLTSAAVEQIKSSLFIYPSNMQTVLLSTAQVDLPSQTDQQNLGDIFQNQWGLSFINEPSAGPETVIGKSSDHKVMEVTFQGEYPATLVSQGAEIIPSGTEHPVFPKAYELEKRTSPQVLGSILKSGTTSESGALSLEPSHIGDLQKADTSSQGALVFLSKDYEIENQNPLASPTNTLLGSAKEQRYQRGLERNDSWGSFDLRAAIVYHTKEMESVWNLQKQDPKRIITYNEAMDSPDQ